A window from Mesorhizobium sp. WSM2240 encodes these proteins:
- a CDS encoding transposase encodes MADLKETESNRAPTEVPVQEQTSDSSKKAARPKKPTGQQGRAVRTRAAKSSKPAASAEAVVSPAVRAARKIYSEAERAQKLGDIEKQTGRGESIKAAVKKAGISEQTYYQWKKVAGKAPQNDELKDLVKLEEENARLKKLLADRLRKENAELKMKLGFG; translated from the coding sequence ATGGCCGATCTCAAGGAAACCGAATCCAATCGGGCACCGACCGAGGTGCCTGTGCAAGAACAGACATCCGACTCCAGCAAAAAGGCAGCGAGGCCGAAGAAGCCAACCGGGCAGCAGGGACGTGCTGTGCGAACAAGAGCCGCCAAGTCGAGCAAGCCGGCCGCTTCAGCTGAAGCGGTTGTATCCCCTGCGGTCCGAGCAGCGCGTAAAATATACTCTGAAGCCGAGCGGGCCCAAAAGCTCGGCGACATCGAGAAGCAGACAGGTCGGGGAGAGAGCATCAAGGCCGCTGTCAAGAAAGCAGGAATATCGGAACAGACCTATTATCAGTGGAAGAAGGTTGCCGGGAAGGCACCTCAGAACGACGAGCTCAAGGATCTGGTGAAGCTTGAAGAAGAGAATGCCCGTCTGAAGAAGCTCCTCGCCGATCGGCTTCGCAAGGAAAACGCCGAACTCAAGATGAAGCTCGGGTTTGGTTGA
- a CDS encoding hydroxymethylpyrimidine/phosphomethylpyrimidine kinase produces the protein MAIDPQSHVLVIAGTDSSGGAGITRDVEMITALGLRSCVAVTAVTAQTHQSVEWIEHMPPGLIAAQMRAAFAANPVAAVKIGMLGAAAAIEAVGAVLACNRQVPVVLDPVLASTSGRELLEDDAIDALTRDLMPICQLVTPNLVELARLNGSVSAPDEETALFQGEKLARTVKTAVLVKGGHAVGAQAVDVLLQPNHPAVRFEAPRLQRGMRGTGCMLSSAIAASLACGASLEKSVRNAKQYVFCILARAK, from the coding sequence GTGGCGATAGATCCCCAATCTCACGTGCTGGTAATTGCGGGAACCGATTCAAGCGGCGGAGCCGGAATCACGCGCGACGTAGAGATGATTACGGCGCTGGGCCTCAGGTCGTGCGTTGCTGTTACCGCTGTGACTGCCCAGACCCATCAATCGGTCGAGTGGATCGAGCATATGCCGCCGGGGCTTATCGCCGCCCAGATGCGCGCTGCTTTTGCGGCTAACCCTGTCGCGGCGGTCAAGATCGGCATGCTGGGGGCGGCGGCAGCGATCGAGGCGGTCGGCGCTGTTCTGGCGTGCAACCGCCAAGTGCCTGTGGTGCTCGACCCCGTGCTGGCCTCTACCTCGGGACGAGAGCTGTTGGAGGACGATGCCATCGATGCACTGACTCGCGATCTGATGCCGATCTGCCAGCTCGTAACGCCCAACCTGGTCGAACTGGCAAGGTTGAATGGATCCGTGTCGGCGCCGGACGAAGAAACTGCTCTTTTTCAGGGCGAGAAACTCGCAAGGACTGTCAAAACAGCTGTGCTCGTCAAGGGCGGGCATGCTGTGGGAGCCCAGGCCGTCGATGTGCTATTGCAGCCGAACCACCCTGCGGTTCGGTTCGAAGCGCCTCGCTTGCAGCGGGGCATGCGCGGTACCGGTTGCATGCTATCCAGCGCCATTGCCGCCTCTCTTGCGTGCGGCGCGTCGCTGGAGAAAAGCGTGCGCAACGCCAAGCAATATGTCTTCTGCATCCTTGCTCGAGCGAAGTGA
- a CDS encoding thiamine phosphate synthase has product MKLDPFYLIVDSSAWIERLVPLGVKLVQLRIKDKGEALLRREIRASKTVCDRHGCQLIVNDYWRLAIEEGCDFVHLGQEDLASADVRAIRRAGVRLGLSTHDKVELETAIFMEPDYVALGPIYRTTLKAMKWAPQGLDRIALWKHRVGDLPLVAIGGLTPKRLGGVFAQGAQSAAVVTDIVRAADPEARTIEWLEATSPWR; this is encoded by the coding sequence ATGAAACTTGATCCGTTTTACCTGATCGTCGATTCCAGCGCGTGGATCGAGCGCCTGGTGCCGCTTGGCGTCAAGCTGGTGCAACTGCGCATCAAGGACAAGGGCGAAGCCCTTCTGCGCCGGGAGATTCGTGCTTCAAAGACGGTATGCGACCGCCACGGCTGCCAGCTGATTGTCAACGATTACTGGCGCCTCGCGATTGAGGAGGGGTGCGATTTCGTCCATCTCGGCCAGGAGGATCTCGCCTCGGCCGATGTAAGGGCGATCAGGCGGGCGGGCGTTAGGCTGGGCTTAAGCACCCACGACAAAGTCGAGCTGGAAACGGCAATCTTCATGGAGCCCGATTATGTCGCGCTCGGCCCAATCTACCGCACCACACTCAAAGCCATGAAATGGGCGCCGCAAGGGCTCGACCGCATCGCCCTCTGGAAACATCGCGTCGGCGACCTTCCACTTGTCGCCATCGGGGGATTGACGCCCAAGCGCCTGGGCGGTGTCTTCGCGCAGGGCGCCCAGAGCGCCGCCGTCGTAACCGACATAGTACGCGCTGCCGATCCTGAAGCGCGCACGATTGAGTGGCTCGAGGCAACGTCGCCGTGGCGATAG